The genomic segment ACAGCTTCAAATATTCTAAGACCAGTCAGTTCCAGCATCCTAAAAAGGACATAGTCTCTTGCATAAGTAGAATACTTTCTTGCTGTTTGCATTTTTTCTTTTAAGCCATCCCAAAAGCGTAAAAGGATAATTGGATCAGGAGGGATTACCTTCCCTTCATTATCATCCTTTCTATGGTGATGACGGTTAAATTTATCGAGTACCGTTGGTACGGGCACCCTATATTTTTCCCAAATCTCATGACTATGTCTTGACCTCAGATAGTCGAGAAACGTTGTTATGTTCGATTGGTATTTTCTTCTCGTTGAATATGCCAGCCCTCGACCTACTAACCCCAAATAAAAGTGATCAACATCTTTAGCAGTGACTTCCCATATGAATTTACCAGCGCCATCAACAAATTCGTTAATGTTCCGTATGTTAAGAGCAATAGATGCCTCAGTGTAACCTAACACTTTTTGTTGTTGCTCCCACATACCTATTAATTTGGCTTGATAAATCACTGATTCCTCATAAGTTATTGCCTTAATATCTTCTTTAGCAAAATTGGTCACGGCTAAATATGGTCTGTCTATCATCTGGCAACCTCTCCAATTAAGTGCTAGTTAATATTATTAACCAACACTTAATATAACAGAGATGTTTTAAGATATAAACATTTTCTTTCTCCGATGATTATGAATCAGAGCAACAGAACTAGCCAGGAGCCGAACAGCAGGCGAAAAGATTTCTCTTGGTGTGATTACCGTTGCGTTTATCGTTCCTTGTGTAATGGTCTCCATGTGCAAGAGTCTGTTTTTGGTATTGAAATACATTACACGAAATTGCTCAACTCGTAGCAGTTGCATATCTGAAACGAGATCCATAATGTCTTTGGGTGATCGTACAAAGATTTTTGTCTTCTGTTCTCCTTGTATGATTCGGAATACCAGTTCAGCAATTGCCTTTAGCTGGAATGCCTTTGTCTTCCCGATCCCTGGAATTTGTTCGAGTTCCTGCTGATAGGTGTTTAGAAACACTTCTTTTAGATTGCCGTACTTTTCGAGCAGGTATTGTGCCGATGTCTCGGAAACAATGGATGCAAGCAGTTGGTCATCGCGCAGTTGAGAGTAGCAGTGTTCTTTGGTAGCCCTATTGCATTTCAACAGCCGTCACCATCCTCTCGTTCTGACTGACATGTGCTTGCAGCCATGCTTCCGTTTCTACGTCATGGATTCCGACCAGCGAATAAAACAACATCATAAAATCATGGTCGTAAAGGACACCGATCCGGTAGATGATCTGGTTGCCTGCTTCAACCAGTTCCACAAACTCTGGCATGGTTTGGCGTAAGCCATAGCGGAGACCGACTGGCTGCAGGTTGTTATCACCCGCTTCAACGACGACCATGTAGCCATCTTTGGCAAGAGACCAGTCATCTAGTGCTTCGTCACATCCAAGTGCATGATAAAGGCCGAGAAATTCCTCTTCCAAGTAGTTCATGTAGTCGAGTGGCAATGCATTTGACTGACGCAAAATGGTGATGTCAGCATTTGTCATGATGATTTTCAATGAAATCCCCCCTGTTCCGGTGTTAGAACCAGATTCAAGGAAATATTAAATATTTGAATTTTCTTTCGTTTCGATTTCCACCGAATATGTCTAATTGATAAATCACTTTATTCCACTGGCTTTTTGAACAGTCCATCGCGCCCCCACAAACTTCCCCTTAGCCGGTGGCTCAATCCCCCGCAAGTGACCCCACAACTTCTTGTCGCACATGCCCTTGTATGGAAAGCCCCCGCTTCCCCCTGTCTTGGCGTAGAGAAGGCCGTTTTTTTGTGTCTGGGAGACAGAAGGCAGGTGGGGGAGAATTTTATTTTTATTCTTTTTCTCACGGGGGCAAAGGGGGCAGCGTTCGCCGCAACCCTTGTCCCGCTTGGAGAGAGCAGTGCACCCGAATCACGATTTTTAGGGGGTGCTTCCCCCGTTTTCGGGGTCAAGATCCAGCTCGAACACCTGTGGCTTCGGCTCGGGCCGTTTTCGTATTCGGGCTTCCGATTCGTCTGACCCCCGCAGAAATTCCGCTTTCACCCAAAGTTTTCGCGATCGGTTTCCTTCAATCACTTTCTTACGGAGATTATGCTTACGTTCCTTCCCGTTTTCCTTGCAGGTTTCCGTCACGCTTATCTCTTCCTCGGCCAACTGTTTCCACAAAGTTAGGCTTGTAACAGGGAAGTGTGTTCCTTGTTGTGTGAGAAAGCGGCTGACAGCGTTGTAAAGTACGTCCGGCAGGAAGTAGAAGTGGTTGCTATCATGCCAACCCACGTGAGTCCCATTTTTAGGCACCTCACCATGAACTGAGGTTTTTACACTCATGGTATAGATCGTACGATTCGCCAGCAGTTCCGCCACGATGTTGACAAAACGGGTAGTGGCCTTGACCTCCGCCACTTGCTGACCTTGCTCGCTTGCCGTACCAAGGAACATTTCCCATGCTTCACTTAACAGTTCTTCTTTTCCCTCCGGCTCGATTGCTTTTACGCTTACGGCGTACTCAAGTCCAAAAAAAAGACCGAGGTATAACCACGCTGCAGCTTCCATCAGTCTGCCATGAACTGCAAGACGAGATGCTTCATTTCTTTTCTCGCTGAAAATCTCAGTCAGTCGTCGGTCGTTCCCTTCAGCCATGGCTTGCCCGAGCCACTCAAGGTAGCCAACCATGGCTTGGCTCAGCTTTTGTGTTTGGTGCTGGGCTTCTGTCAGCTTGCCGAGATCGACGTCGGTGGGACCTAGCTGTACGGGGAAAAGTCGGGCAACGCTGGAGCCTCCATCGAGAACATCCTCGGCTGTGATGATCGCCATTCCGCGTGGTGGAAAATCTTGCCTCAATGTGGTGTCCTGCCGCATGCGTCCCCGCCCTATTCGATCGCCGTATGCTCTTAAAAGCTGCTGTGCCAACTGCTCCATCGCTTTGGCTTCCTTGGGTGATCCTGTAGGATGGTAATCGTCGATTAGGAGCAAAGAGTCTTTTGTTGCGAAAGTACGTTTCTCCATTGAATTGATAGTGTCCTTAAAGCTGGCAGGAGGATGTTCCAAAAGGTTACCGAAATGGCTTAGGTACAGTTTAGAGAGAGTCGTTTTACGCGATCCGGTGTAACCGTGAAGCCAGATAAGAAACTTTGGTTCTAAGTGAACTTGCCGTAGCCATTCGCATAGTGGAGAAAGAAATACTAACCCCCATAGTGCAAGCGTTGTCCTTTTCGGGGCAATATCCAAGAGTTTCAGACTTGCCTTCATCGCCTCTGTCTTATCGCCAGAGAGTTCTGGTAAGACGTAGTTTTTCAGCCTCGGATCCAACTCCACCTTGACATTCGATGCTCCGACCGCCCCTCCAGCGTGCAGATATTTCCAACCTTCGTCGAGCTTCACCCAACCGAGATGGGCAAAAATGCGCTCCTCTGTCGCTCCTTTCGCCGTCGATTGGATGGCGTGGCGAACGGTATCCCTCACTTTGGGTCCGGGCAGAATGTTCGGTTCCGGTCCCCACAAAGCCAGCCATTTCATATTTTCGAATTCGCTGGCGGCCACGAGAATAGGAGGTAGTTTTTTGCCGCTGGACAAGATGACACCTTCTATTTCGTAGAACCTCTGACTTTCTGCTCCGTCGTCCTTTTTGGTATTCTTATTGATCCAGGCAAAAAAGTTAGCAAGAGGAATGTCGTCTCTGTTGCCGCTCTTATCAACATAGAAAAGGCTCAGGTTATTTTCCTGTACGACGTACCGCTCCGGAAGAAGATTCACCTTCTCCATAATCTTCGCAGACAGTTGAGTAAAACGT from the Brevibacillus brevis genome contains:
- a CDS encoding tyrosine-type recombinase/integrase; its protein translation is MIDRPYLAVTNFAKEDIKAITYEESVIYQAKLIGMWEQQQKVLGYTEASIALNIRNINEFVDGAGKFIWEVTAKDVDHFYLGLVGRGLAYSTRRKYQSNITTFLDYLRSRHSHEIWEKYRVPVPTVLDKFNRHHHRKDDNEGKVIPPDPIILLRFWDGLKEKMQTARKYSTYARDYVLFRMLELTGLRIFEAVMLDVKDCRFDLGDKGKLHVRFGKGSKGTGYKHRWVPLLDGVEELLKWYLVRVRPLFADGPGPLFLSENGRRLGRDSARGNLRRRQIELGFNEDEIFSPHQLRHSFATRQTELGVDLITLKTLLGHVDIATTFTYSTPGSNFLETRVRMAQEKWRKQLADYGKEKGGVADGSGMETEEGNG
- a CDS encoding JAB domain-containing protein codes for the protein MKCNRATKEHCYSQLRDDQLLASIVSETSAQYLLEKYGNLKEVFLNTYQQELEQIPGIGKTKAFQLKAIAELVFRIIQGEQKTKIFVRSPKDIMDLVSDMQLLRVEQFRVMYFNTKNRLLHMETITQGTINATVITPREIFSPAVRLLASSVALIHNHRRKKMFIS